The following proteins are co-located in the Silene latifolia isolate original U9 population chromosome 1, ASM4854445v1, whole genome shotgun sequence genome:
- the LOC141657004 gene encoding uncharacterized protein LOC141657004 produces MSLFFDEHSKNSSEIDVDLEDFQGELEYWKFTLIGNFLGSKPNLKQVQDFAQKCWHHIASPMVQYYKKGWFSFRFTCLEDMNAVLREGPWKLNTSSLILKQWYPNFSMEMDRVSTVPIWVLFPDLEPFLWSEIVLSKMASKIGKPLFADLNTTCKTKLSFARIFVEADVSGSLPDHIVINTPYHGQSSQRVIYEWLPFHCSGCGKLGHQIRSCKWHKPKVVEPKKIYKLLRLVPTPPSAPQPEAEHDLG; encoded by the coding sequence ATGTCCTTGTTCTTTGATGAACATAGCAAGAATTCCTCTGAAATTGATGTTGACCTTGAAGATTTTCAAGGGGAGCTTGAATATTGGAAATTTACTCTCATAGGTAATTTCCTTGGTTCTAAACCAAATTTGAAGCAGGTTCAAGATTTTGCTCAGAAATGTTGGCATCACATTGCTTCACCTATGGTGCAATACTACAAAAAAGGCTGGTTTAGCTTCAGGTTCACTTGCCTTGAAGACATGAATGCTGTTTTAAGGGAAGGTCCTTGGAAGTTGAACACTAGCTCTCTCATCTTGAAACAATGGTATCCTAATTTCTCTATGGAAATGGATAGGGTTTCTACAGTGCCTATTTGGGTCTTATTCCCTGATTTGGAACCTTTCCTTTGGTCTGAGATAGTTCTTAGTAAGATGGCTAGCAAAATAGGGAAACCCTTGTTTGCTGATCTGAATACTACTTGTAAAACCAAGTTGTCATTTGCTAGAATCTTTGTAGAAGCTGATGTCTCTGGTTCCTTGCCTGATCATATTGTCATTAATACCCCTTATCATGGTCAATCTTCCCAGAGAGTCATCTATGAATGGTTGCCTTTCCACTGTTCAGGATGTGGGAAATTAGGGCACCAGATTAGGAGTTGTAAATGGCACAAACCTAAAGTTGTTGAACCTAAGAAAATTTACAAGCTGCTTAGGCTTGTCCCTACTCCTCCTAGTGCACCACAACCTGAGGCTGAACATGACTTAGGATGA